From the Budorcas taxicolor isolate Tak-1 chromosome 1, Takin1.1, whole genome shotgun sequence genome, one window contains:
- the LOC128056741 gene encoding keratin-associated protein 26-1, with translation MSCHNYCSGNYTLGSLRSPCHIPIASSVGLYTPSVSIGDGLCLPSSCQDRTWILSNGQETCSEPTSCQPANCEPSSCETSSYPSSGCYVPRPGQGTSFLPASSYLSGSCLSVSYRPLAYVSSSSRPLSLLPCGYRPSGSLPCGLQPISIVSSSLRPLRPVFSGCQTLPHVFSPYRPSYSACGGL, from the coding sequence ATGTCTTGCCACAACTACTGCTCCGGAAACTACACCTTGGGGTCTCTCAGGAGTCCCTGTCACATTCCCATCGCCTCCTCCGTCGGCCTCTACACTCCGAGTGTGAGCATCGGAGATGGTCTCTGCTTGCCCAGCAGCTGTCAGGACCGAACCTGGATCCTGAGCAATGGCCAGGAGACCTGCAGTGAACCTACCAGCTGCCAACCAGCCAACTGCGAGCCCAGCAGCTGTGAAACTTCCAGCTACCCTTCTTCTGGTTGCTATGTGCCAAGACCCGGCCAAGGAACCAGTTTTCTTCCCGCTTCTTCTTACCTCTCTGGATCCTGCCTCTCAGTGTCTTATAGACCGCTGGCCTATGTGTCCAGCAGCTCGCGCCCCTTGAGCCTTCTCCCTTGTGGATATCGCCCCTCGGGTTCTTTGCCCTGTGGTCTTCAACCCATCAGCATTGTGTCCAGCAGCCTCAGACCTCTACGCCCTGTCTTCAGTGGATGCCAAACTCTGCCTCATGTGTTCAGTCCTTACCGTCCATCTTACTCTGCCTGCGGAGGCCTGTAG